TTCAGCCAGCTTTTGCTTCTGGCTGCCGGCACAATGACGGATTCGAACGGCGCGAATAACTTCACGCAACAGTTCGCGATCAATGGCCAGCGTGGAGTCGAGGCGGTCTTCGCCATGGACGGCGCGGACGTCACCGATCCCGAATTGGGAGGCGGCACGTTCACCAACTTCAATGTCGATGCGGTGCAAGAGATCCAATCCAGTTCCGGATGGATGCCGGCCGAGATCGGACGCGGCGCTGCCGGATTCACCGACATCATCACGCGCTCCGGCAGTAGCGGCTTTCATGGATCAGTCTTCGAGTTCCTGCGCAACTCGGCGCTCGACGCGCGCAATTATTTCGATCATCCATCGCCGGCCAATCCGGGGCGCATTCCGCCATTTCGGCGCAACGAGTTTGGTTTCACCAATGGCGGGCCTGTTGTCATCCCCGGTTTGTACAACGGACGAGGAAAGACCTTCTACTTCGGTCAATACCAGGGATTCCGTCAGGTATTGGGAACCACGCAGGTGATTCCTGTGCCCACGGCCGATGAACGCGCCGGGCTGGACACCACGGCGTTTGCAGGCGACACCTTGATTGTGCCAATCGATCCCGGCATCGCTGGCGTACTCGCGCGCTATCCGCTGCCGAACTTTCCGCAAGGCGCGTATGGGCCACATACTTATGCGACTTCGGCAAAGGTGAACACCGATGCCAATCAGTTTTCCATTCGCCTCGATCACAAGCTGAGCGACAAGTCGCAATTGTTCTTCCGCGTGAATTTCGATAACCTGACTGGCCCGACGACGAATCCCGACCAGACGGTGCTCGATCCCAGCTTCGGCGTGCGCTACATCGATCGCCAGCGCAACGTCGCGGCATCGTACGCGAAAACCGTTTCACCGCGATTCAGCTTTAAAACGGTCTTCAGTATCATCCGCACCACGCCGACTTTTGCCACACCGAACCAGACCGATCCGGCGCTGAAGTTTAACGACGGCCTGTTCGAATCCTTCAATGCCCCGGCGGGCTCGGTGCAGACTGCCTTCGGCAACCTCTTTCAAGTCACGCAGAATTTCTCCCTTACTACCGGAAAGCATCAATGGAAGTTTGGCGGAGAAGTGCGCCTGAACCGAGACACGACCTATTTCGGGACAAGCCCAAATGGGGAATATGACTTCGGCGGCGGCATTGCCTACTCTCCGGTAAAGATTCCTTCCCAAAGCGGAACGCACAATATTCAGGCCGGCGATCCGCTTCCAGACACTCTCAGCAGCCTGCTGACGGGAAGCCCGTTTGCGTACAACAGAGGAGTAGCGCCATCGTATTTCTCCAATGGCGAGCACATTGGCCCTGCGGCCATCAACCGCAACTCGGGCGGCCTCTATTTCCAGGACACCTGGAAGATCTCTGAGCGCCTGGTTCTCGACTACGGTCTTCGCTACGAGATCTATACTCCTATTTCGGAACGCGCAAAGCGCACCTCGAGCTTTCGCTTCATTCCCGGTCCGAGCGGCACGCAGGAGCAATTCGTCGTCAATCCCCAGCCAGGCTACAGCGGAAATCTGAATGGATTTGC
The sequence above is drawn from the Terriglobales bacterium genome and encodes:
- a CDS encoding TonB-dependent receptor, yielding MAVFAQAADVPWSGAVRNASGDPLAAATVRLVKGHDALTATTNKSGQFHFGSVQAGSYQLSITPAGGKASEPYLVQISAKTPPAEIVLSERNTLAISDPKAAGATGGEDLSSQAVSELPLNKRDFSQLLLLAAGTMTDSNGANNFTQQFAINGQRGVEAVFAMDGADVTDPELGGGTFTNFNVDAVQEIQSSSGWMPAEIGRGAAGFTDIITRSGSSGFHGSVFEFLRNSALDARNYFDHPSPANPGRIPPFRRNEFGFTNGGPVVIPGLYNGRGKTFYFGQYQGFRQVLGTTQVIPVPTADERAGLDTTAFAGDTLIVPIDPGIAGVLARYPLPNFPQGAYGPHTYATSAKVNTDANQFSIRLDHKLSDKSQLFFRVNFDNLTGPTTNPDQTVLDPSFGVRYIDRQRNVAASYAKTVSPRFSFKTVFSIIRTTPTFATPNQTDPALKFNDGLFESFNAPAGSVQTAFGNLFQVTQNFSLTTGKHQWKFGGEVRLNRDTTYFGTSPNGEYDFGGGIAYSPVKIPSQSGTHNIQAGDPLPDTLSSLLTGSPFAYNRGVAPSYFSNGEHIGPAAINRNSGGLYFQDTWKISERLVLDYGLRYEIYTPISERAKRTSSFRFIPGPSGTQEQFVVNPQPGYSGNLNGFAPRVQLAWRATENLQAHIGGGITTIPPNIWQDNFLTGSTPFVVYPRLIAAPGA